A genome region from Arachis duranensis cultivar V14167 chromosome 8, aradu.V14167.gnm2.J7QH, whole genome shotgun sequence includes the following:
- the LOC107460258 gene encoding cysteine protease XCP2, translated as MALRCSLSKTLILTCTLCLIFVPLAHGNDFSIVGYSTEDLRSMDKLIDLFESWMSKHSKIYDSIEEKLLRFEVFKDNLKHIDERNKALTNYWLGLNEFADLTHQEFRNKYLGLKIDHSSATRRDSSQFAYRDVDLPKSVDWRKKGAVTQVKNQGSCGSCWAFSTVAAVEGINQIVTGNLTSLSEQELIDCDTTYNNGCNGGLMDYAFSFIVQNGGLHKEEDYPYIMEEGTCDMRKEESEVVTITGYHDVPQNDEQSLLKALANQPLSVAIEASGRDFQFYSGGVFDGHCGTELDHGVAAVGYGTSKGLDYIVVKNSWGPKWGEKGYIRMRRNIGKPEGICGLYKMASYPTKKK; from the exons ATGGCCTTACGTTGTTCCTTGTCAAAAACACTGATCCTGACCTGCACCTTATGCTTAATatttgtgcctttggcacatgGCAACGATTTCTCCATTGTAGGGTATTCAACAGAGGACTTGAGGTCCATGGACAAGCTCATTGACCTCTTCGAGTCATGGATGTCGAAACACAGCAAGATCTACGACTCCATCGAGGAGAAGCTCCTTAGGTTCGAGGTTTTCAAGGACAATCTGAAGCACATTGACGAGAGGAACAAGGCTCTCACCAACTATTGGCTGGGGCTGAATGAGTTTGCTGATTTGACGCACCAAGAATTCAGAAACAAGTACCTTGGTCTCAAGATTGATCACTCCTCCGCAACAAGAAGAGACTCCTCACAATTCGCATACAGAGATGTTGATTTGCCTAAGTCAGTGGATTGGAGAAAGAAAGGTGCTGTCACCCAAGTGAAGAATCAAGGCTCATGCG GTAGCTGCTGGGCGTTTTCCACTGTTGCCGCGGTTGAAGGAATCAACCAGATTGTGACAGGAAATTTGACATCCTTGTCTGAACAAGAGTTGATCGATTGTGACACAACTTATAACAATGGTTGCAATGGTGGTCTCATGGACTATGCATTCTCCTTCATTGTACAAAATGGTGGTCTCCACAAAGAGGAAGACTATCCTTACATCATGGAGGAAGGCACTTGCGACATGAGAAAG GAAGAATCTGAGGTTGTCACCATCACCGGCTACCACGACGTGCCGCAGAACGACGAACAGAGCCTACTGAAGGCACTTGCAAACCAGCCCCTCAGTGTTGCCATAGAGGCTTCAGGAAGAGATTTCCAGTTCTATAGTGGG GGTGTGTTCGATGGACACTGCGGAACAGAACTTGATCATGGTGTGGCTGCTGTTGGTTACGGAACATCAAAAGGGTTGGATTATATCGTAGTCAAGAATTCATGGGGACCAAAGTGGGGGGAGAAAGGATACATTAGGATGAGGAGAAACATTGGAAAGCCTGAGGGTATTTGTGGTCTCTACAAGATGGCATCTTATCCCACTAAGAAGAAATAA
- the LOC107460244 gene encoding AT-hook motif nuclear-localized protein 10 gives MSGSEMGRREGFTVGLHSHNSMRLDFSDGPALYSNSNNNPLAPPSASPTYHPSTAVTAAPININGSAVGGMESLAALPQGGHIGSSSEPKKKRGRPRKYVPDGGGVGLGLNPDSSAPGMTVNHSQNQNPNLNSSLNQNQSGGGAMSPAIASATPNSNSGKKRGRPRGSLNKHPHLKGLGLAKLTFTPHVLTVKSGEDLGVKVTSISMDGPRNICILTANGTISNVTLSQPSIPGGTVTYEGRFEILALCGSFLLSENGQFQRTGSLSLTLSGPDGRVMGGAIAGVCVAASPIQIVFASFLVDGGYKKMKSSNQNQNQNQNQMGTLPSSPNVLPAGQSSSPSHGTLSESSGGAGSPLNLSTDVCNNNNTPQGISGMPWK, from the exons ATGTCGGGATCGGAGATGGGAAGAAGAGAAGGCTTCACCGTTGGGCTTCACAGCCATAACAGCATGCGTTTGGACTTTTCTGATGGCCCTGCTCTCTacagcaacagcaacaacaacccTCTTGCGCCACCTTCTGCTTCTCCAACTTACCACCCTTCCACCGCAGTCACCGCTGCACCTATCAACATCAATGGCAGCGCGGTTGGCGGCATGGAATCGTTGGCGGCGCTGCCACAGGGCGGCCACATCGGGAGTAGCTCTGAGccgaagaagaagagagggaggCCAAGGAAATACGTACCGGATGGTGGCGGCGTAGGGTTAGGGTTGAATCCAGATTCTTCTGCTCCTGGTATGACCGTTAACCATAGCCAGAACCAGAATCCGAATCTGAATTCGAGCTTGAACCAGAATCAGTCCGGTGGCGGAGCTATGTCGCCGGCAATTGCTTCCGCCACACCTAATTCTAATTCCGGGAAGAAAAGGGGAAGGCCTCGTGGCTCTCTCAACAAGCATCCTCACTTAAAGGGTCTTG GATTGGCAAAACTTACTTTCACTCCGCATGTTCTTACTGTGAAATCTGGAGAG GATCTGGGAGTAAAGGTTACGTCCATCTCCATGGATGGTCCAAGAAATATTTGTATCTTAACAGCAAATGGAACCATATCTAATGTAACACTTAGCCAACCTTCGATACCTGGAGGAACTGTGACCTATGAG GGACGATTTGAGATCCTGGCACTCTGtggttcttttcttctttctgaaAATGGTCAGTTCCAAAGAACTGGTTCTTTAAGTCTGACCTTGTCTGGGCCTGATGGTCGGGTTATGGGTGGTGCAATCGCAGGTGTTTGTGTAGCTGCTTCCCCAATTCAG ATAGTTTTCGCAAGCTTCCTTGTAGATGGTGGTTACAAGAAAATGAAGTCATCGAACCAGAACCAGAACCAGAACCAGAACCAGATGGGGACCTTACCTTCCTCCCCTAATGTTCTCCCGGCTGGTCAAAGCAGCTCGCCATCGCATGGCACTCTTAGTGAATCTTCTGGTGGAGCCGGCAGCCCACTTAACCTGAGTACAGATGTTTGCAATAACAATAACACCCCACAAGGAATTTCCGGAATGCCCTGGAAATGA